From one Diprion similis isolate iyDipSimi1 chromosome 7, iyDipSimi1.1, whole genome shotgun sequence genomic stretch:
- the LOC124408314 gene encoding ER degradation-enhancing alpha-mannosidase-like protein 2 codes for MPRIASQLLIIPLIIIGTTQAVRNYDREDLLTLREEVRTMFNHAYSSYLTYAYPYDELRSLSCDGFDTWGSYSLTLIDALDTLVVMGNYTEFKRVVDILSSRVDFEENINVSVFETNIRVVGGLLSAHLLSHKAGLDLDAGWPCKGSLLRLAEDVAKRIIPAFDTPTGMPYGTVNLKHGVPDGETSITCTAGIGTFILEFGTLSRLTGNPLYEEVALNAMKALHHYRSKIGLLGNHIDVLTGHWTAQDSGIGAGIDSYFEYLAKGALLLQDPLLVAMFNDHKAAIEKYMKKEDWHLWVSMSKGQVTLPVFQSLEAYWPGVLSFFGDISSAMKSLHNYHQVWKQFGFTPEFYNIPQADAGANREGYPLRPELIESVMYLYRATKDPYLIEVGVDILRSLQHSAKTSCGYATINDVRDHRKADRMESFFLAETTKYLYLLFDPDNFIHNDGQRGTVIKTESGQCVIDAGGYVFNTEAHPIDPGSLHCCKKMEGIFPSKKSMLKKFVVAKNEERIEPDKGSGDNENAPVEVIKLSQIQLDPEEEPSIKTEEIEAEKAANEALPEANNYSQNISRSEMPKIEVVAPPNTIYKADDSDGIDIFEVPAGVNGEYPSMAEEENNTQTTYNKPKFSKRNKFEPDVMLENIRNSNMYPINESTRFDYQLLSCQSQPFLQRISIIGEFF; via the exons ATGcctcgcatcgcatcgcagcTGCTGATCATCCCTTTAATTATCATCGGGACGACTCAAGCGGTGAGAAACTATGACCGAGAAGACCTTTTGACACTCCGCGAGGAGGTGCGGACTATGTTTAATCACGCTTATTCAAGCTACCTAACCTACGCTTATCCTTACGACGAGCTTCGCTCGCTGAGCTGCGACGGTTTTGATACGTGGGGCAGCTACTCCCTGACACTGATAGACGCGCTGGACACCCTGGTTGTTATGGGAAATTACACGGAGTTCAAGAGGGTCGTCGATATTTTGAGCTCGCGCGTGGACTTCGAGGAGAATATAAACGTCTCAGTTTTTGAAACGAATATCAGGGTCGTCGGTGGACTTCTCAGTGCCCACCTTCTCTCCCACAAGGCCGGACTCGATCTTGACGCCGGATGGCCGTGCAAGGGTTCACTCCTTCGCCTTGCCGAAGACGTAGCGAAGCGTATAATTCCTGCATTTGATACGCCGACCGGAATGCCCTATGGCACTGTAAACCTGAAGCATGGTGTTCCCGACGGGGAAACAAGCATCACCTGTACCGCCGGTATCGGTACCTTCATCCTTGAGTTTGGAACGCTATCGAGACTCACTGGGAATCCTCTCTACGAGGAGGTCGCCCTCAATGCTATGAAGGCCCTGCATCATTACAG ATCAAAGATCGGGCTTCTCGGCAACCATATCGACGTGTTGACGGGACATTGGACGGCTCAGGACTCGGGAATTGGTGCTGGAATCGACTCATATTTTGAGTATTTGGCAAAGGGCGCGCTGCTCCTTCAAGACCCGTTACTCGTCGCTATGTTCAATGACCACAAAGCGGCGATTGAGAAGTACATGAAAAAGGAGGACTGGCATTTATGGGTCTCGATGTCGAAGGGCCAGGTCACTCTGCCTGTCTTTCAGTCCCTGGAGGCCTACTGGCCTGGCGTTCTAAGTTTCTTTGGCGACATAAGCAGCGCCATGAAATCTCTCCACAACTACCATCAGGTGTGGAAGCAGTTCGGATTCACTCCAGAGTTTTACAACATACCGCAGGCCGACGCTGGGGCTAATCGCGAGGGCTATCCTCTGAGGCCGGAACTGATAGAGTCCGTGATGTATCTTTACAGGGCGACGAAAGATCCGTACCTAATCGAGGTTGGAGTCGATATTCTCAGGAGTTTGCAGCACAGCGCAAAAACGAGTTGCGGATACGCGACGATAAACGACGTCAGGGATCACAGAAAGGCGGACAGAATGGAATCCTTCTTTCTGGCCGAGACGACAAAGTATCTTTACCTGCTTTTCGACCCGGATAATTTCATCCACAATGACGGACAACGAGGCACCGTCATCAAGACTGAATCTGGTCAATGCGTCATTGACGCCGGTGGCTACGTCTTTAACACGGAGGCGCATCCGATCGATCCTGGCTCTCTTCACTGCTGCAAAAAGATGGAGGGTATTTTTCCCAGCAAGAAATCAATGCTGAAGAAATTCGTTGTGGCCAAAAATGAGGAGAGAATCGAACCCGACAAAGGATCAGGGGATAACGAAAACGCCCCTGTTGAAGTGATCAAGCTGTCGCAGATACAACTTGACCCGGAAGAAGAGCCTTCGATAAAGACCGAAGAAATAGAAGCTGAGAAAGCGGCCAACGAAGCTTTGCCCGAGGCAAATAATTATAGCCAAAATATATCCAGATCTGAAATGCCGAAAATCGAAGTCGTCGCTCCGCCAAACACCATATACAAGGCTGACGACAGCGATGGGATAGATATTTTCGAAGTACCTGCCGGTGTCAATGGAGAGTATCCATCGATGGCGGAAGAGGAAAACAATACGCAAACCACTTACAATAagccaaaattttcaaagagaaataaattcgAGCCGGATGTCATGTTGGAGAATATTAGAAATAGTAATATGTATCCTATTAATGAGTCAACGCGATTTGACTATCAACTATTGTCGTGCCAGTCGCAACCGTTTCTCCAACGCATATCTATTATTGGTGAATTCTTTTGA